CGGGACCGGCGGCCGGTGGCCTCCAACAGCGTATCGCTCAGGTGAAGGTAGCTGGCCGGCAGCACACACAGGCCCAGCCATCCAATGCGCAGCCAGGCCTCGACCTCCTGCGGATTGGCGGTCAGCCCGGCCATGACATCTCCGAAGTACACGAGCGTCAGGCTCCCCAGCAGGACGGCCGTCGAGCGCGCCACGCGCTCGCGCAGGTTGAAGGTCAGGGCATAGGTCAGCAGCGAGAACGCCGTGATGGCGTTGGCGGCCTCAAGGATCTGGTTGAGGACAACCAGGCCGGCGACGAACAGATTGTCCATTACCCCTCGGGCCGCTCGCGAATGCTCAGCCGGAAGAACAGGGCGATGTCCTGATCGGGGTAATACTGGTCACTGTACCCAGCAAAGGAGAACCCGAGTTTGCGCGCCAGATTGATGGCCGGAAAGTTCTTGCTCTGCATTTCTGCGAACAGGCTGTCGTAGCGCCGCTCACGGCACCACCTGCGCGCCATCCCGATCATGGCGGTCGCAATCCCCTGCCGGCGGTGCTTGCTCGAGACGACCAGGTCCGAGATCCAGCCCGAGTTGTCGGCTGGGGCCGGAACGAGCGACAGATACGCCAGTCGCTCCCCGTCTGCCTCACCTACCAGAACGGCGGCCCTTCGAGTCCACTCATCCGCCAGGCGTTGCGGTGCTCGCGGGTAGTGGACGCGCATCGGGCGCGGCAGGCGCACCTGGCGAAAGGTCAGGCTGATCTCGTCGCTTGAACGGTTGAGCGCCATCTGCCAGACGTGGTCGGTGCTGTAGTCATGATCCAGGGCGACCAGGTCGGTGATGTCGCTGGAGATCGCCTGGCGGATGCTGATGCGCTGCGTCATGGCTAGCCCCTTTTCGCGGATCGCTCCTCAAGCAGCGGCCTGAACCCGGACCTGGAGCATGCACGGAAGCGGGGCATTGCCTGCGGCATCCGTCACCACCAGGCGGAAGGCGTAGTCCCCCGGGATCACGAGCGAGGTATCCCAAGTTCCCAGTTGGTCATCCACCACGGGGGTTGTTCCGGCCCACACCGCCCGCCACACCGCTCCCGGAACCAGGCTGATGTACTCTAGCTTGTAGAAGGCGAAGTTCTCAATGTTGGCTGTACCTGCAACCTCGACGACACCGCTCAGGCTGTCTCCGTTCGCCGGTGCCGTCACCGTCGCCACCGGATTCTGGCATCCGGCAGAATCGACCGTCACAGCCGGAAGCGGAGTGGCAGTGGCCAGCTGCTCCCCTGAGGCAACCAGGGCCAGGGTCGCGGTCGGCAGCAACGACAGGGTCGGCAAGGCTGTCGGGCGGATGGAGGCCGGGATTGCCGGGGCCGCGAAGGTGGAGACCAGGAAGGTAACCAGCATCAGCCCCAGCACTGTCCCCAGCATCGCCGCCGAGGCGCGTAGCCGTCCGGTAGTCCGCTCACGCTCGAGGGCGAAGATCGTCTCACGTCGCTGTCGATACGAACGCAGCACCTGGCGAAGGTATAGCCCGCCAGCCAGTGCCAGCAGCAGGTAGATCCAGGCCTGATTGGCCTCGACGAACAGGATGGCTTCTTCCATGCCCCGATCGCGTCACAGTCGGTTCAAGACGCCCCGAAGAATGGTCAGCACCTTGGGCACCAGGATCTGACCCGCCTGCAGGACCTCTTCATGAGTGGTGACGGTGTCGCCGTCCAGGTTCGCCTTGTTGCTGATCCCGGAGATGCCCAGGACCCGCATCCCACTGTGTCGCGCCACGGTGACTTCAGGCACGGTCGACATACCGACTGCATCCACGCCAATGCAGCGTAAGAAGCGCAGGTCCGCCGGCGTTTCGAAGGACGGGCCGGCCAGGCAGGCATACACCCCCTCGTGAGCCCGAATGCCGGCCGCCGCCGCCACCTCGGCTGCTAGGCGCAGCAGGCCCCGGTCGTAGGCCTGACTCATATCGGGGAAGCGAGGCCCAAAGGCGTCCAGGTTCGGGCCGCGCAACGGAGAGAGGCCGGACATTCCGAGCAGGTTGATATGATCGCGGATGAGCATCACATCGCCCGGCTGATACTCGGGATGGACGGCTCCGGCGGCGTTTGTGACGAACAGCGTCTCAACCCCCAGGCGGCGCATCACCCGGATCGGCAGTCCAATCCGGGACATGGGGTGACCTTCGTAATAGTGGGCCCGGCCCTGCAGCACGATGACAGACCTGGCGCCCAAGCGACCCGCAACTACGTTTCCGCCATGGCCTTCAACGGTGGGCACCGGCCAGCCGGGGACCTCCTGCGCAGGAATGCTGACTGAGCTCTCGAGAGCGTCCGCCAGCGGGCCCAGACCCGACCCCAGAACCACGCCCACTTCAGGAGACTGCGGAAGTCGCGAACGCAGGAAGGCTGCGACCCGGTCGATTTCCTCGACGGTCAAGAACTCGGCGGATGAGTCGCTCACTGGGCAGCTCCCTCCCGCTGGACCCGGAGAGCATTCGGACTGCTGAGCCCTAGAATCTGCTGGACCTCCCGCCTGGATTTGCCTTGCCCAAGCAAGTGGTGCGCCAGGGAGTGGCGAAGCGAGTGCGGAGAGACGTCTTCGCCCAGGCCTGCGGCCCGCGACCAGCGCTTGACAACGAGCCAGAGCCCCTGACGGCTCATCACCGTGCCGCGCTGGTTCAGGAACAACGCCTGCTCACCGGGCGCGCCGGCCAGATGTTGACGGGCCTGCTGCAGATACCGCTGCAGATGGGCTTGGGAAGCCCCCAGCGCGACCGGGCTACGCGTGCTGCCAGGCACTCGCACCGTGCCAGCCTCCAGGTCGATATCCGGGAGCTTCAACCGGACGGCATCGGCCGCCCGAAGGCCCGTGCTGTACAGCAGCGAGAGAATCGCGGCATCCCGCATCCCGCGCGCCGATCCGCTGCGTGAAGCGAGATCGACGATGAGGCCGATCTCGTTCGGGGTCAGGACACGCGGGGATTGGCGCGGCGGGACCGGCGCCCGCAGCCCGGCAGTCAGGCCTTCCGGAACGCTCTTGTCGTGTACATGCAAGAACTCGACAAATGAGCGGACCGCGGCCGTCTTGCGCGCCAGGGTCGCCGGTCGATAGGTTTGCTGGGTTAGCCAGGAAACGTAGCCTGCGAGCGACTCAGGGGAGAGGTCCGACGCCTGCACCTGTCGACCGAGGTGGGATTCCAGGATGCGGCAGAACTGGCGCAGGTCAGCGTGATACGCCAGGAGAGTGTTCGGGGATCGCCCCTGTCCCTTCAGGTGGGCCAGGTAGCGGCCAATGGCCTCGTCCATACACGGAGCTCCAGACGATGGTTGCGGCGGTGATTATAGCATCGTCGGCTCATACTTTCCATAAGTGCGCGCAAGGCGCCGCGGCGCGCCCGAGGCTCACCCGCGGGCAACCGAACAGGCGCCGAGGTTGCCGTGGAGGATCGCCCGGCTCCCGTATCTCCTTGGAGTCTGTGGCGGACCAGCTCGGGGGGCCAGTGGCAGCCTGGAGCAGCCTCCACCGGCTCCGGTTGACCGCCGGCTGCGGGGAACGCAGGCCAGCGGGCTTCAGGGTTCGACGCGCCGCCGCCATCGGCGCCCCGCCCGCCAGCGGCAGGCCAGGGCTATCGAGTACCGGTTCCCCGCCAGCGCCCTCAGCCAGCGGTAGCGACGGCCCGGGACCACCACCCGCTTGCCCTCGGCCAGGCCTACCAGCGACTCCCGCACGACCCGCTCAGCGGACAACCACAGCACCCCGGGGATTCGGGCATGTATATCGATCCCGTCGAACTCCGGCGTCGAATGGAGTTCTGTAACCGTGAACCCAGGGCACAAGGCTTGGAAGCACACGCCAGTGCCTGATGTCTCCTCGGCCAGCGATTCCGAGAAGGCGTTCAGATATGCCTTGCTGGAACCGTAGGTCGGCGAGCTCAGCCGGGAGAACATCCCGGCCAGCGATGACACCTGGATAACGGCACCGTGCCCCCGGGCGATCATCTGAGGTAGCACAGCTCGCGTCAGCCGAGTCGGGGCGATGACGTGCAGGTCGAGCAGGGAGATCTGGCGGGAAACCTCTGCCGCTGCAAACCGGCCGACGAGGGCCACGCCGGCACTGCTGACTAGCAGATCGATGTCTGATCGGGAAGACAGGCGCTCGGCCAGCGCCTCCAGGGACTCCCGGTCGGTCAGGTCACAGACCTCGATCTCAACGGGAGCGCTCGAGCTCGAAGCCAGTTCCTGGGCGAGCTTGGCCAACCGCTCTCGCCGGCGGGCTACCAGCACCAGCCCCATGCCAGCCGATGCGAGCTGACGGGCAAACTCCGCCCCAATGCCGCTCGAGGCGCCGGTGATCACCGCAACGGGCGGCCCCCCTCCCTTCCTTGCCACGGGGGACCATGTCGGCTTGCTCATGGGTTCCTACTCCTGGGGCTTTCGCATGGAGCCGTCCTCTTGTTGCGCGCCTCCGCGGAGGCCCCGCATCGACGCAAACTGTCAAATCCAGGCCGAGGCCTGATCCAGAGCGGCCACTTCGCTCTCCTCCAGTCGCAGACCGACCGCGCCGAGGTTCTCGCCAAGCTGTTCGAGCGACCGCGGCCCGATAATCGGGCTGGTGACGCTCGGCCGGCTGAGGAGCCATCCCAAGGCCATCTGCAGGGCGGACTTGGATCGAGCTGTGCCCAATGAATGAAGAGTTTCGAGCACGGTCCAGGGACGCGACTGGCCCAGCCAGGCCTGAATGCGACTGCTCGACTCGCCCCTGGTCCCGGGCTCGGGCGCCTCTCCCTGGCGGTACTTGCCAGTTAGGAAGCCGCCCGCCAGTGGGCTATAAGGGATCACTCCCAGGCCGTAGCGGAGGCAGACCGCTTCGAGCTCGCGCTCATACTCGGCTCGGTTGAGCAGGTTGAAATGCGGCTGAACGCAGACGAAGGCGGCAGTGTGCTCCCGATCTGCAACCCACAGAGCTTGCATCAATTGCCACGCCGGGAAATTGGAGCACCCGAGATACCGCACCTTTCCCTGCTGAACCAGCCAATCCAGGGCACTCAACGTCTCCTCCAAAGGCGTCTCATCGTCAGGCCAATGGAGCTGGTAGAGGTCGATGGTCTCAACGCCGAGCCGCCTCAGCGAGGCCTCCGCCGCCTGCTGGATATGGGCCCGCGACAGACCCTGATCATTGGGCGCATCTCCCATGGGCCCGCGGACTTTGGTGGCGATCACCGTCCGTTCCCGCCGGCCGGGTGAGGCCCGCAACCACTTCCCAAGGATGGTCTCGGCCACGCCGCCCGGGTTTCCCGGGACCCAGCGCGAGTAGACGTCGGCCGTGTCGATGAAATTGATCCCCGCCTCCTCCGCAGCGTCCAAGACCGCCAGGGAGGTGGCCTCGTCCGCCGTCCAACCGAACTGCATCGTGCCCATACACAGCTCCGAGACCTTCAGTCCGGTCGCACCCAAGCGTCGATAGTCCACTGTCGGCTCCTCCGGCCTCGCGGGAGGCTGAAGCTACAATATTACTTCCACACACCGCCGGGAGGGTCCGGTCGTGATCGGGTTCACAGGCTTGCTCGCCCGTTCGGCGCCGATCGGGGCGGCCGCCCTTCAAGCGGGATGTGCCGCCCAGGCAACCGCCTGGCATGGCACCTCCTATGACCGGCCGCGCCCGGCGTCGCACTTCGCTCTCGAGAGGCGTCGCCCTTCGCTAGGAAATTGGGCATCCAGGAGGAATGGACCACCTCCTCCGATGTGACCTCAAAGCGGATCGGCATCTCCACCGGCTAGTGAAGGTCGCTCGGGGT
This sequence is a window from Anaerolineales bacterium. Protein-coding genes within it:
- a CDS encoding GNAT family N-acetyltransferase, yielding MTQRISIRQAISSDITDLVALDHDYSTDHVWQMALNRSSDEISLTFRQVRLPRPMRVHYPRAPQRLADEWTRRAAVLVGEADGERLAYLSLVPAPADNSGWISDLVVSSKHRRQGIATAMIGMARRWCRERRYDSLFAEMQSKNFPAINLARKLGFSFAGYSDQYYPDQDIALFFRLSIRERPEG
- a CDS encoding purine-nucleoside phosphorylase, with translation MSDSSAEFLTVEEIDRVAAFLRSRLPQSPEVGVVLGSGLGPLADALESSVSIPAQEVPGWPVPTVEGHGGNVVAGRLGARSVIVLQGRAHYYEGHPMSRIGLPIRVMRRLGVETLFVTNAAGAVHPEYQPGDVMLIRDHINLLGMSGLSPLRGPNLDAFGPRFPDMSQAYDRGLLRLAAEVAAAAGIRAHEGVYACLAGPSFETPADLRFLRCIGVDAVGMSTVPEVTVARHSGMRVLGISGISNKANLDGDTVTTHEEVLQAGQILVPKVLTILRGVLNRL
- a CDS encoding tyrosine-type recombinase/integrase, yielding MDEAIGRYLAHLKGQGRSPNTLLAYHADLRQFCRILESHLGRQVQASDLSPESLAGYVSWLTQQTYRPATLARKTAAVRSFVEFLHVHDKSVPEGLTAGLRAPVPPRQSPRVLTPNEIGLIVDLASRSGSARGMRDAAILSLLYSTGLRAADAVRLKLPDIDLEAGTVRVPGSTRSPVALGASQAHLQRYLQQARQHLAGAPGEQALFLNQRGTVMSRQGLWLVVKRWSRAAGLGEDVSPHSLRHSLAHHLLGQGKSRREVQQILGLSSPNALRVQREGAAQ
- a CDS encoding SDR family oxidoreductase produces the protein MSKPTWSPVARKGGGPPVAVITGASSGIGAEFARQLASAGMGLVLVARRRERLAKLAQELASSSSAPVEIEVCDLTDRESLEALAERLSSRSDIDLLVSSAGVALVGRFAAAEVSRQISLLDLHVIAPTRLTRAVLPQMIARGHGAVIQVSSLAGMFSRLSSPTYGSSKAYLNAFSESLAEETSGTGVCFQALCPGFTVTELHSTPEFDGIDIHARIPGVLWLSAERVVRESLVGLAEGKRVVVPGRRYRWLRALAGNRYSIALACRWRAGRRWRRRVEP
- a CDS encoding aldo/keto reductase, with translation MDYRRLGATGLKVSELCMGTMQFGWTADEATSLAVLDAAEEAGINFIDTADVYSRWVPGNPGGVAETILGKWLRASPGRRERTVIATKVRGPMGDAPNDQGLSRAHIQQAAEASLRRLGVETIDLYQLHWPDDETPLEETLSALDWLVQQGKVRYLGCSNFPAWQLMQALWVADREHTAAFVCVQPHFNLLNRAEYERELEAVCLRYGLGVIPYSPLAGGFLTGKYRQGEAPEPGTRGESSSRIQAWLGQSRPWTVLETLHSLGTARSKSALQMALGWLLSRPSVTSPIIGPRSLEQLGENLGAVGLRLEESEVAALDQASAWI